GTTCATTCGGCCTCGGACTGGGTCTGATCTACACCCGTCCGCGTGACGTTGATCAGCGATCGGGCCAAGGGCGGCTTAGGTTCCCCGGCGACCTCGGTGGTTGACCCGGTGGAGGACCGATGCCGCAGACCGCGCTGGTGAGCTTCGCCGTCATCGTGGCCGCCACCACGATCGCGCCGCTGATCACCGATCATGTCAAGCGGTGGATCGCGATCCCCTCGGTCGTGCTGGAGATCCTGCTGGGCATCCTCATCGGCCCGCAGGTGCTCGGCTGGGCCGGCGTGGACGACGTGATGGGCTTCGTCGCCGACTTCGGCCTGGCGATGCTGATGTTCCTGGCCGGCTACGAGCTCAAGATCGACGAGGTGCGCGGCAAGCCGATCCGGCTGGCCTCGGCGGGCTGGCTGATCTCGCTGGTGCTCGGCCTGGGCTTCGGCGCGCTGGTGCACGGGTGGGCGTTCGCCTCGCTGATCATCGGCCTGGCGCTGACCACGACCGCGCTCGGGACCACGCTGCCGATGGTCCGCGACGCCGGGCTGCTGCCCACTCCGCTGGGCGCCCGGGTTCTCGCCGTGGGCGCGGCGGGCGAGTTCGGGCCGATCATCGCGGTGGCGCTGCTGTTCAACGACCAGGACCCGGCGCGCACCGTGCTGTTCCTGCTGGCCTTCGGCGTGGTGGCGGCGCGGCTGCTGTGGGCGGCGGCGAACCGCAGGTCGGGGCGGATCAGCAGGCTGGTGCGCACCACGCTGGGCACCAGCGTCCAGTTCGCCGTGCGGCTGTGCATGGTCGTCGTGGTGTTCATGCTGTGGCTCGCCGGAACCCTCGGCCTGGACCTGCTGCTCGGCGCGTTCGTGGCGGGGCTGGTGGTGCGCCTGTTCCTCGACGCGGGCGATCCCGAGGAGGGCGCGGTGGTGGAGAGCAAGATCGAGGCGATCGGCTTCGGGCTGCTCATCCCGTTCTTCTTCGTGGTCAGCGGCATGCGCTACGACCTCGACGCGCTGCTGGCCACGCCGAGCGCGATCGCCCTGCTGCCGGTGTTCCTGGTGCTGTTCCTGGTGATCCGCGGACTGCCGGTGCTGGCCCTGCACCACCGCGACCTGCCGGTGCGGCCGCGCTGGACGCTGGCGCTGCTGGCCTCGGCGGCGCTGCCGCTGGTCGTGGTGATCACCACCATCGGCACCGAGGCCGGTCTGCTGCCGACGAGCACGGCTTCAGCCATGGTCGGCGCGGGCATGCTCAGCGTGCTGATCTTCCCGCTGATCGCGCTGCGGCTGGTCCGCGACGAGCAGCCGCACCCCGCGGATCCCGAACTCCGCTGAACCCGGAACTCCGCTTCCGTCATCCAGAAGGAAGCCGGGCGGCAACGCGTCCGGGCTGCGCCGTTCGCCCGATCGCGCGACATTGGCAGCGGAAGTCGTCGAGTTCGCAGAGGGGGCGCTCACGATGTCCAGTCCGCAAACCGGACCCGGCTCCGGCCAGCACGGGGCCGAGGCGAAGCACGCCGAGGAGCAGAAGCAGGCTCCGGAGCAGCAGCAGAAGCAGTGGGCGATGACGTCCGCACCGGAGACGACCGCGATGTCCGGCTGGCTGACCTTCGCCGGTTCGCTGATCCTGCTGGTCGGCATCTTCAACATCATCGAGGGGCTCACCTCGCTGTTCCGCACCGATTACTTCATCGTCGGCGAGGGCCAGCTGCTGGTCTTCAACTTCGCGACCTGGGGCACGATCCTGCTGGTGCTGGGCGTCCTGCAGGTGGCCACCGGCGTGGGGTGCATGTACGAGCAGACGTGGGCCCGCACCAGCGGTATCGTGCTGGCCGCGCTGTGCGCGATCGGGCACCTGGCGTTCCTGGCCGCGTTCCCGCTGTGGTCGCTGCTGGTGATCGCGCTGTCCGTGCTGGTGATCTACGGCCTGGTGGTCCCGGAGAAGAACACCGCGTCCTGACCGGGTCGACACGCGCACCGCCGCGCGAGGTGACCGGGCAGCAGTCTCTAAGCTCGGCGGCGTGGAGATCGAAGCTGAGTACACGGGACACGTCGAGCCCGGTGGGAACCCGGCTCGCCGGGAGCTGGCCGCGCTGACCATCACGAAGATCTCGGTCGGCCCGATGGACAACAACGCGTACCTGCTGGTGTGCCGCAACACCGGTGACGCGCTGCTGATCGACGCCGCCAACGAGTCCGAGAAGCTGGCCGACCTGCTCGGCCACGACGACCAGCGCCCCCGGCTGCGCACCATCGTCACCACCCACCAGCACGCCGACCACTGGCAGGCGCTGGGCTCGGTGGCGGGCCAGACCGGGTGCTTCACCCTGGCGCACCCGGCCGACGCCAAGCCGCTGCCGGTGCCGCCGGACCGCCTGGTCGAGCACGGCGACACCATCGCGGTGGGCGACTCGGAGCTGTCGGTGATCCACCTGCGCGGCCACACGCCGGGCTCGATCGCGCTGCTCTACCGCGACCCGGCGGGCCACCCGCACCTGTTCACCGGTGACTCGCTGTTCCCGGGCGGGGTGGGCAAGACGACCTCGCCGGAGAACTTCCGGTCGCTGATCGACGACGTGGAGAACCGCCTGTTCGCCGAACTCCCCGACGACACCTGGTTCTACCCGGGCCACGGCGACGACTCGACGCTCGGCGAGCAGCGCCCCCACCTCGCCGAGTGGCGCGAGCGCGGCTGGTGAGCGACGTCCCCGCAGAGGTCCAGCGCCTGCACCGGGTGCTGGCGACCTGGCTCGGTGCGGACTGCGACCCCGCGGTCCTCACCGAGTTCCGCGATTCGCACGCCGAGGACTTCGCGCTGATCACCACCGAGGGCGCGGTGCTGACCGCCGAGGAGCTCTTCACCGCGCTCGCGGGCGCGGGCAACTCAGCGCCGGGCCTGGCGATCGAGGTGGACGAGATCGCGATCGTCGCGGAGAGCCCCGAGTTCACCGTCGTCCGCTTCCGCGAAGTCCACCACCACGACGGCACCAGCACGACCCGCCGCACCACGGCGGTCCTGCGCCGCACGCCCGACGGGCTGCGCTGGCAGCACGTGCACGAGACCGCGATCTGATCCACGAGCGGGCTCGCGGGCGCTGCCGGATCCTGTTGGGACGTCGTCGGCAGGAGGCTCGTGCGCCATGGCCGGTCCAGGTCCCAGCGGGCAGCCGCCCGCGAGCCCGTCCCTGCTGCGGCACGCCCAGATCGCCTGCGTCTACCTCGCGGTGGCGGCGCTGGCGGTGCTGGCCTACACGGCGCGCAGCATGCTCGTGCTGATCTTCGTCGGGTTCTTCCTCGCGCTCGGCGTGGAACCGGTGGTGGCGTGGTTGCAGCGGCACCGCTGGCGGCGCGGCATGGCGATAACCGCGGTCATCCTCGCCGTCGTGCTGCTGGTCGGGGTCGTGGTGCTGTTCGCGGTGGTGCCCGCGATCGGCCAGCTGGGCCACTTCGCGGCGCAGCTCCCCGACGTGCTGTCCCGGCTGGGCGTGCACCTGGGCGACCACCAGCTGCGCGCCACGCTCGACGATCCCGCCGTCCACGACAAGGTGCGGGAAGCCGTCGAGAAGGGCGCCGCGTTCCTGGCGAGCGCGCTGGGCGCCGGGTTCGCCGTCATCGGCAGCTTGCTCGGGGGCGTCTTCGCGGCCTGCACGGCCGGTGCCCTGCTGGTCTACTTCTCGCTCGCCATGCCGCGGCTCCAGTCCGCGATGACGCGCGCGGCCTCGCACCACCCCGGCCGACCGGAAGCGATCCTCGTCGCCATGAGCCGGGTCGGCGGCTACGTCACCGGTCAGGCCCTGGTGTCGCTGTGCGCGGGCGCGGTGTCGTTCGTGTTCTTCCTGATCGCGGGCATCCCCTACCCCGCGCTCCTGGCGCTCGTGGTCGCCGCGCTCGACGCCGTCCCGCAGATCGGCGCGACGCTGGCGTCGGTGGCGGGGATCCTGGTGGCGCTGTCGCAGAGCCTGTCCCTGGCGGTGATCACACTGCTCTTCTTCATCTGCTACCAGGCGTTCGAGAACTACCTGATCGCGCCAAGGGTCTTCGCCCGCACCGTCGAGCTGAGCCCGCTGGCGGCTTTCGTGGCGATCCTCCTCGGCGGCTCGCTGGCAGGAATCCTGGGCGCGCTGATCGCCCTCCCGATCACCGCCGCGCTGAAAGTCCTCTACCGCCAAGCCCAAGCCGAACGCACCCCGACCCAACCGTCCACATGAGACGCGGGATCACGGGCGGACGATCGGGAAGTTCGGGTCCGGGGCGTCCAGGAGGTCCTGGAGGGTGGTCAGGGCCGCGCGGTCTCCCCGGTGGTCGATGTCTTCCGGGGCGTCTCCGGCGAGCAGGGCGAGGAGTTGCTGCTTGGTCAGGGTGAGGGTCAGGTCCGGTGGTCGCGATTCGCGGATCGGCTCCTGGACGAGGGCGCCGTTGGAGAGCGTCGTGCGGACGTGGTCGTCGGTGTCGGTCACGTGCCAGTCGATGGCCAGGGCCGCGGTCGCCGCGCGGGGACCGTCGATGCGGATCGCCACCGAGTCCAGGAGCTGTTCGACCGTCAGCGCCGCCAGGATCGCCCCCGAGATGCTGATCTCCATCGGGGTGATGCCCTGGCGGAGCTCCTGCGCGCCGGTCAGGTAGAAGTTCCGCCAGGTGGCGTTCTCGGCGCCGAAGCCGAGCCGCTGGTAAACGTCGGCGAGCAGGTCGCCGGCCGCGGTGTGGTCGGGTTCGGCGAACACCGCGTGCTTGAGCAGCTGGGCGGCGAAGCGCAGGTCGCCGGCCGCCGCGTACTCCGCGGCCTTCTCCACCACGCGGTCCACGCCTCCGATGCAGTCGACGTAGCGCTTCGCCGACTCCTCCGGCGGGTGCTCCCACAGCGAGGACGGGTTGCCGTCGTACCAGCCCATGTAGCGCTGGTAGATCGCTTTGACGTTGTGGCTCACCGATCCGTAGTAGC
This portion of the Saccharopolyspora antimicrobica genome encodes:
- a CDS encoding cation:proton antiporter; amino-acid sequence: MPQTALVSFAVIVAATTIAPLITDHVKRWIAIPSVVLEILLGILIGPQVLGWAGVDDVMGFVADFGLAMLMFLAGYELKIDEVRGKPIRLASAGWLISLVLGLGFGALVHGWAFASLIIGLALTTTALGTTLPMVRDAGLLPTPLGARVLAVGAAGEFGPIIAVALLFNDQDPARTVLFLLAFGVVAARLLWAAANRRSGRISRLVRTTLGTSVQFAVRLCMVVVVFMLWLAGTLGLDLLLGAFVAGLVVRLFLDAGDPEEGAVVESKIEAIGFGLLIPFFFVVSGMRYDLDALLATPSAIALLPVFLVLFLVIRGLPVLALHHRDLPVRPRWTLALLASAALPLVVVITTIGTEAGLLPTSTASAMVGAGMLSVLIFPLIALRLVRDEQPHPADPELR
- a CDS encoding DUF7144 family membrane protein, producing the protein MSSPQTGPGSGQHGAEAKHAEEQKQAPEQQQKQWAMTSAPETTAMSGWLTFAGSLILLVGIFNIIEGLTSLFRTDYFIVGEGQLLVFNFATWGTILLVLGVLQVATGVGCMYEQTWARTSGIVLAALCAIGHLAFLAAFPLWSLLVIALSVLVIYGLVVPEKNTAS
- a CDS encoding MBL fold metallo-hydrolase encodes the protein MEIEAEYTGHVEPGGNPARRELAALTITKISVGPMDNNAYLLVCRNTGDALLIDAANESEKLADLLGHDDQRPRLRTIVTTHQHADHWQALGSVAGQTGCFTLAHPADAKPLPVPPDRLVEHGDTIAVGDSELSVIHLRGHTPGSIALLYRDPAGHPHLFTGDSLFPGGVGKTTSPENFRSLIDDVENRLFAELPDDTWFYPGHGDDSTLGEQRPHLAEWRERGW
- a CDS encoding DUF4440 domain-containing protein; this encodes MSDVPAEVQRLHRVLATWLGADCDPAVLTEFRDSHAEDFALITTEGAVLTAEELFTALAGAGNSAPGLAIEVDEIAIVAESPEFTVVRFREVHHHDGTSTTRRTTAVLRRTPDGLRWQHVHETAI
- a CDS encoding AI-2E family transporter; this encodes MAGPGPSGQPPASPSLLRHAQIACVYLAVAALAVLAYTARSMLVLIFVGFFLALGVEPVVAWLQRHRWRRGMAITAVILAVVLLVGVVVLFAVVPAIGQLGHFAAQLPDVLSRLGVHLGDHQLRATLDDPAVHDKVREAVEKGAAFLASALGAGFAVIGSLLGGVFAACTAGALLVYFSLAMPRLQSAMTRAASHHPGRPEAILVAMSRVGGYVTGQALVSLCAGAVSFVFFLIAGIPYPALLALVVAALDAVPQIGATLASVAGILVALSQSLSLAVITLLFFICYQAFENYLIAPRVFARTVELSPLAAFVAILLGGSLAGILGALIALPITAALKVLYRQAQAERTPTQPST